A portion of the Micromonospora tarapacensis genome contains these proteins:
- a CDS encoding helix-turn-helix domain-containing protein, giving the protein MADDMGSTVPRRQLGRALRDLRTEARMTLDGAAEAMQCSRQKMWRIETGLGPTRAVDVKALCELYAATPELTAALTALASETKAKGWWHSYGDAIPDWFEMYVGLEAAASRLREYDDTLIPGLLQTRGYAHGVYQHRSRISEDERERLVEVRLQRQTLLERRLPAAPQFEVVLAEAVLLRVVGSPATMVEQLRHLLNMGGLPHVSIRVTPLAAGLHFGAVAGPFVMLDFPLRNRVEPDPSVIYSESLTGALYLDRKEELAIYEEVWTSLTSLALDEQQSKQLINKIVGEVHHG; this is encoded by the coding sequence ATGGCCGACGACATGGGATCGACAGTCCCCAGGCGACAGCTCGGGCGGGCGCTGCGCGACCTGCGCACCGAAGCACGCATGACCCTCGACGGCGCAGCCGAGGCCATGCAGTGCAGCCGGCAAAAGATGTGGCGCATCGAGACCGGCCTCGGCCCGACCCGCGCCGTCGACGTCAAGGCCCTCTGCGAGCTGTACGCCGCCACCCCCGAGCTGACCGCCGCCCTCACCGCTCTGGCCTCCGAAACCAAGGCCAAGGGCTGGTGGCACTCCTACGGCGACGCCATCCCAGACTGGTTCGAGATGTACGTCGGCCTCGAAGCCGCCGCCTCCCGCCTCCGCGAGTACGACGACACCCTGATACCCGGGCTACTCCAGACCAGGGGTTACGCCCATGGCGTATACCAGCACCGATCACGCATCTCGGAGGACGAGCGGGAGCGGCTGGTTGAAGTGCGACTTCAACGTCAGACGCTCCTGGAACGTCGCCTTCCCGCCGCACCCCAGTTCGAGGTCGTTCTCGCCGAGGCAGTTCTCCTGCGGGTTGTCGGCAGTCCCGCCACGATGGTCGAGCAGCTACGACACCTGCTCAACATGGGCGGTCTCCCGCACGTCTCGATCCGGGTCACTCCTCTCGCCGCAGGGCTGCACTTCGGCGCGGTCGCTGGTCCCTTCGTCATGCTGGACTTCCCGCTCCGCAACCGGGTCGAGCCCGATCCATCGGTCATCTACAGCGAGTCGCTGACCGGGGCGCTCTACCTCGACCGCAAGGAAGAACTCGCCATCTACGAGGAAGTGTGGACGAGCCTCACGTCTTTGGCCCTCGATGAGCAACAATCGAAGCAACTGATCAACAAGATCGTCGGAGAGGTCCATCATGGCTGA
- a CDS encoding DUF397 domain-containing protein, with the protein MAELTGANWRKSTRSGDNGGNCVEVADNLPGFIAVRDSKNPAGPALTFSPAAWTRFVRSSKTPH; encoded by the coding sequence ATGGCTGAGCTGACCGGCGCCAACTGGCGCAAGAGCACCCGCAGCGGCGACAACGGCGGCAACTGCGTCGAGGTCGCCGACAACCTGCCCGGCTTCATCGCGGTGCGCGACAGCAAGAACCCGGCCGGGCCTGCCCTCACCTTCTCCCCCGCCGCGTGGACCCGCTTCGTCCGGTCCAGCAAGACCCCGCACTGA
- a CDS encoding class I SAM-dependent DNA methyltransferase: protein MSFESLTNRGEYLSAHYLAEILPATLKGGLVKQWAEREKAGEGTPRTGLRGMRRQYFDARTELTDVEFFDPERLRKQHQDVLRALGFAPQPQTVTVERAGHEYEIRVAHAELGTGHGIVALDCGWAVDAEAAQDPDDAGRLLDPLTLSSTETIATGAKLASLLFAADSPKLRYVLILSGGVVTLADRSVWGEGRYLAVSLDTAYARNDDRELDVVAALFGADSLRPPAEGGTEPLAELVAGSRQHAVGVSSELREGLKVSVELIANEVLDQIRRAGFQPQQVMALDELARELAREALRYLYRILFLLYAEARPELGVLPVNDPQYVEGYSLARIGELVSRRLAPSAEGGTHLHESLDLLFRMVNEGHRPRGGAGAGERASEGEGLRFEPMRSDLFLPEKTRLIGRLIAEPGSDPDDPDGPKIDTRLRNKVLYEVLRRLMLTRGGKRRRGGFISYAQLGINQLGAVYEGLMSYTGFVATEQLYEVAKNGDPKDGSWMIPASKADEYDDAVFVTREDPYTGVRSRVSYQPGQFVYRLAGRDRQTSASYYTPQSLTEVTVQLALKYRLDQDDTVTPARELLDWTICEPALGSGAFLNEAINQVAAEYLRRRQTELEITLDPEQYHLELQRVKAYIALHNSYGVDLNRTAVELAEVSLWLNVMHAGLQAPWFGLHLQRGNSLIGCGRKTYEPRQLADKSWLTTAPAERPFRDGPTDEGTIHHFLLPADGWGAVAGEREARELAPAETAKLKAWRTAMKRTPSAKGKNSQVKRLQALAGRVEFLWGLVQQRLAISEQEIRRHIPVWGADDLPPVTEAVPREDILADLTAPGTPYWRLKTLMDVWCALWFWPLDKVGLLDGSDPAYPAAPVQVAHVKNEPAYDAPVVYEVADLLGNVQPQQVKLPTKATGTRRTTVAEQLRKQVPLTNLDDWLTFAEALIGRRDLDENTERFYGQTFTSLSEMSDFEQKLDGVIGVDSPWTLSDRFPWLLSADQLADQHGFFQWELTFAQAFAKGGFDLQVGNPPWVRPRWQEDVVLAERDPWFVLTESPSPDAWHRRRLLTATIDTFFAQEFTANTGYVAFYSAPATYALLAGTQPDLYRAFACRVWSNLSGEGVAGLIHPDSHFNGAREGRLRAAAYGHLRLHAHFQNMRLLFGEINWRQEFGIHVYGPMRGHVDFAHISWLYAPETLVGSLAHDGRGPLPGMKAEGTWDLRPHRGRLITVDEEVLAEWRLVVGEFDVPVRQTRLLQPITVGEQGAIAAMAHVRNRLADRKNMISRGFDEKGAKDDGTITWQGLASQDWSEVILQGPHFSVATPLAKQPNIPCRSNKDYEPWDLTVVGEDAVPRTNYRRSGDRRGYLRAQDVWDGRPYSDYYRLVWREMVPLTTERSLFAAIIPPGPAHIHAVRSMVVGAERETALHAAFWASLPLDYLLRITGRGHLDVHNAGVMPAPDPDHPLASAALLRALRLNCLTRAYGPLWQRTSDDRWRDEEGWAVCWPALPEAQALGDVGRTWTYRVPLRTERVRRSALVELDALVAVWLGIDDEELLSIYRARFPVLNEYESAMWFDSNGRRITRDYYARGIKQSGEAYGQLMAFLEDPEGKPVPDGYAAPFYRADRENEYQQAHATFSRRLRDAIDAGWRPS from the coding sequence ATGAGTTTCGAGTCGCTGACCAACCGTGGCGAGTACCTTTCCGCGCACTATCTCGCCGAGATCCTGCCCGCCACCCTCAAGGGCGGCCTGGTCAAGCAGTGGGCCGAGCGGGAGAAGGCGGGGGAGGGCACCCCGCGCACCGGGTTGCGTGGCATGCGCCGGCAGTACTTCGACGCCAGGACGGAGCTGACCGACGTCGAGTTCTTCGACCCGGAGCGGCTGCGCAAGCAGCATCAGGACGTGCTGCGGGCGCTCGGGTTCGCACCGCAGCCGCAGACCGTCACGGTGGAGCGCGCCGGCCACGAGTACGAGATCCGGGTGGCCCACGCCGAGTTGGGCACCGGGCACGGCATCGTCGCGCTGGACTGTGGTTGGGCGGTCGACGCCGAGGCGGCGCAGGATCCGGACGACGCCGGCCGCCTGCTCGACCCGCTCACCCTGTCGAGCACCGAGACCATCGCCACGGGCGCCAAGCTCGCCTCGCTGCTGTTCGCCGCCGACAGCCCGAAGCTGCGCTATGTGCTGATCCTCAGCGGTGGTGTGGTCACGCTCGCCGACCGCAGCGTCTGGGGTGAGGGCCGCTACCTGGCGGTCAGCCTGGACACCGCGTACGCCCGCAACGACGACCGGGAGTTGGACGTCGTCGCCGCCCTCTTCGGCGCGGATTCGCTGCGTCCACCCGCCGAGGGCGGCACCGAACCCCTCGCCGAGCTGGTCGCCGGCTCCCGCCAGCACGCGGTCGGCGTGTCCAGCGAACTCCGCGAGGGCCTGAAGGTCTCTGTCGAACTCATCGCCAACGAGGTCCTCGACCAGATCCGGCGGGCCGGCTTCCAGCCGCAGCAGGTGATGGCCCTCGACGAGCTGGCCAGGGAACTCGCTCGGGAGGCCCTGCGTTACCTGTACCGGATCCTGTTCCTGCTCTACGCCGAGGCGCGTCCCGAGCTGGGTGTGCTGCCGGTCAACGACCCGCAGTACGTCGAGGGCTACAGCCTGGCCCGCATCGGTGAGCTGGTCTCCCGCCGGCTCGCCCCGTCCGCCGAGGGCGGCACCCACCTGCACGAGTCACTCGACCTGCTGTTCCGCATGGTCAACGAGGGCCACCGGCCACGCGGCGGCGCGGGGGCCGGCGAGCGGGCCAGCGAGGGCGAGGGCCTGCGCTTCGAGCCGATGCGCTCGGATCTGTTCCTGCCGGAGAAGACCAGGCTGATCGGCCGGCTGATCGCCGAACCGGGCAGCGACCCCGACGACCCGGACGGCCCGAAGATCGACACCCGGCTGCGCAACAAGGTGCTCTACGAGGTGCTGCGCCGGCTGATGCTCACCAGGGGCGGCAAGCGCCGCCGGGGCGGGTTCATCTCGTACGCGCAGCTCGGCATCAACCAGCTCGGCGCGGTCTACGAGGGCCTGATGTCGTACACCGGGTTCGTCGCCACCGAGCAGCTCTACGAGGTCGCCAAGAACGGCGACCCGAAGGACGGCTCCTGGATGATCCCTGCCTCCAAGGCCGACGAGTACGACGACGCCGTCTTCGTCACCAGGGAGGACCCGTACACGGGGGTGCGCAGCCGGGTCAGCTACCAACCCGGCCAGTTCGTCTACCGGCTCGCTGGCCGGGACCGGCAGACCAGCGCCTCCTACTACACCCCGCAGTCGTTGACCGAGGTCACCGTCCAGCTCGCCCTGAAATACCGCCTCGACCAGGACGACACTGTCACCCCGGCCCGTGAGCTGTTGGACTGGACGATCTGCGAGCCGGCGCTCGGCTCCGGCGCGTTCCTCAACGAGGCGATCAACCAGGTCGCCGCCGAATACCTGCGCCGCCGGCAGACCGAACTGGAAATCACCCTCGACCCGGAGCAGTACCACCTGGAACTCCAGCGGGTGAAGGCGTACATCGCCCTGCACAACAGCTACGGCGTCGACCTCAACCGCACCGCCGTCGAGCTGGCCGAGGTGTCGCTCTGGCTCAACGTCATGCACGCCGGCCTCCAAGCCCCCTGGTTCGGCCTGCACCTGCAACGCGGCAACTCGCTCATCGGCTGCGGACGCAAGACCTACGAGCCCAGGCAGCTCGCCGACAAGTCGTGGCTGACCACCGCCCCGGCCGAGAGGCCGTTCCGGGACGGCCCGACCGACGAGGGCACCATCCACCACTTCCTGCTCCCCGCCGACGGCTGGGGTGCGGTAGCGGGGGAGCGCGAGGCCCGCGAGCTGGCGCCGGCCGAAACCGCAAAACTCAAGGCCTGGCGTACGGCGATGAAGCGCACCCCCTCCGCCAAGGGCAAAAACTCGCAGGTCAAACGCTTGCAGGCGCTGGCCGGTCGGGTCGAGTTCCTGTGGGGGCTGGTGCAGCAGCGCCTCGCCATCTCCGAGCAGGAGATCCGCCGCCACATCCCGGTCTGGGGCGCCGACGACCTGCCGCCGGTCACCGAGGCAGTGCCCCGCGAGGACATCCTCGCCGACCTGACCGCACCCGGCACCCCGTACTGGCGGCTCAAGACCCTGATGGACGTCTGGTGCGCGCTGTGGTTCTGGCCGCTGGACAAGGTCGGCCTCCTCGACGGCTCCGACCCCGCCTACCCGGCCGCGCCCGTCCAGGTCGCCCACGTCAAGAACGAGCCAGCGTACGACGCACCGGTGGTCTACGAGGTCGCAGACCTCCTCGGCAACGTGCAGCCGCAGCAGGTAAAGCTGCCCACCAAGGCGACCGGCACCCGCCGGACCACCGTGGCCGAACAACTCCGTAAACAGGTCCCACTGACCAACCTGGACGACTGGCTGACCTTCGCCGAGGCGCTGATCGGCCGACGTGACCTGGACGAGAACACCGAGCGGTTCTACGGTCAAACGTTCACCAGCCTGAGCGAGATGAGCGACTTCGAGCAAAAACTCGACGGTGTCATCGGCGTGGACTCGCCTTGGACACTTTCGGACCGGTTCCCCTGGCTGCTTTCCGCCGACCAACTCGCGGATCAGCACGGCTTCTTTCAATGGGAACTGACATTTGCCCAAGCCTTCGCTAAGGGTGGATTCGATCTCCAAGTCGGCAATCCGCCGTGGGTTCGCCCGCGATGGCAGGAAGATGTCGTGCTCGCCGAACGTGATCCCTGGTTCGTGCTGACCGAGAGCCCTTCGCCGGACGCCTGGCATCGCCGGAGGCTGCTGACAGCGACAATCGACACCTTTTTTGCCCAGGAATTCACTGCCAACACCGGATACGTCGCCTTCTACTCTGCTCCGGCAACCTACGCCTTACTCGCAGGCACCCAGCCGGATTTGTATCGAGCATTCGCGTGCCGTGTGTGGTCCAATCTGTCAGGCGAGGGCGTAGCTGGGCTCATCCACCCAGACAGTCACTTCAACGGTGCGCGAGAGGGCCGGCTACGCGCGGCGGCCTATGGCCACTTGAGGCTTCACGCGCACTTTCAAAACATGCGGCTACTCTTCGGGGAGATCAACTGGCGGCAGGAGTTCGGCATACATGTATACGGGCCAATGCGGGGTCATGTCGATTTTGCCCATATTAGCTGGCTGTACGCGCCCGAAACGCTGGTCGGATCTCTAGCGCACGATGGACGTGGCCCACTGCCCGGCATGAAGGCCGAAGGCACATGGGACCTACGGCCACATCGAGGCCGACTTATCACCGTTGACGAGGAGGTACTCGCTGAGTGGCGACTAGTAGTCGGCGAATTCGACGTTCCTGTGCGCCAAACGAGGCTGCTACAGCCAATCACCGTGGGCGAGCAGGGTGCGATCGCCGCCATGGCGCATGTGCGCAACCGCCTTGCTGATCGGAAGAACATGATCTCTAGAGGCTTCGATGAGAAGGGTGCCAAGGATGATGGAACTATCACCTGGCAGGGCTTGGCCTCGCAAGACTGGTCCGAGGTGATCTTGCAGGGGCCACACTTCAGCGTTGCCACCCCGCTAGCCAAACAGCCCAATATTCCGTGCCGGAGTAACAAGGACTACGAGCCCTGGGATCTGACAGTTGTTGGCGAAGACGCGGTCCCTCGGACGAACTATCGCAGGAGTGGGGACCGCCGAGGATATCTACGAGCGCAGGATGTGTGGGATGGGCGCCCGTATTCTGATTACTACCGCCTGGTGTGGCGCGAGATGGTGCCGTTGACGACGGAGCGGAGCCTGTTTGCAGCCATCATCCCGCCAGGGCCAGCCCATATCCACGCGGTCCGCTCGATGGTGGTAGGTGCCGAGCGTGAGACCGCTCTGCACGCAGCATTCTGGGCCTCTTTGCCGTTGGATTACCTACTTCGGATCACCGGTCGTGGACACCTAGATGTGCATAATGCGGGTGTGATGCCCGCGCCTGATCCCGATCATCCGCTTGCGTCTGCGGCGTTGCTGCGCGCGCTGCGGCTGAACTGTCTAACCCGCGCATACGGTCCACTGTGGCAGAGGACCTCCGACGATCGGTGGAGAGATGAGGAGGGCTGGGCGGTTTGTTGGCCCGCGCTGCCCGAGGCGCAGGCCCTCGGCGATGTCGGACGCACGTGGACTTACCGAGTCCCGCTCCGGACAGAGCGGGTCCGCCGGTCCGCTTTGGTAGAGCTTGATGCACTCGTCGCCGTCTGGCTCGGAATTGATGACGAAGAGCTGCTGTCGATTTATCGGGCTCGCTTCCCAGTGCTGAATGAGTATGAGTCCGCGATGTGGTTTGACAGCAATGGACGCAGGATTACGCGGGACTATTATGCGCGTGGAATCAAGCAGTCTGGCGAAGCGTACGGGCAGCTGATGGCATTTCTTGAAGATCCCGAGGGAAAGCCGGTCCCGGACGGGTACGCGGCACCGTTCTACCGGGCGGATCGGGAGAATGAGTATCAGCAGGCGCATGCTACGTTCAGTAGGCGGCTTCGGGATGCGATTGACGCGGGTTGGCGGCCGTCGTAG